The following coding sequences are from one Anabas testudineus chromosome 16, fAnaTes1.2, whole genome shotgun sequence window:
- the aplp1 gene encoding amyloid-like protein 2 isoform X2: MGHTTIPLLMAVLSYCVWENVEALAMAEVNGPSSQVAEPQIAMFCGRQLLHMNVQTGQWEPDPQGRQGCFKEPSEILSYCQEMYPALPISHIEESKRPVTIPAWCKKGWGHCQTHPFIVLPYRCLEGEYVSEALLVPDRCRFLHHEQMDACESHRYWHNIAKEECTADNLELHSYGMLLPCGEHFRGVEYVCCPGRGSTSDKGETEERDIPVGTQTFTSQSSAKLNSVTKLTAPTPSPSPVTDVDEADMEEEDDKVVEEEEEEEEEEEVDEEEAEEDEEEAIAVKDPEEYDYPIDSGPYQTSDYLDSFYYDKNQKPTTSAPLMKGDSLTTSRPTDGVDVYFEKPVDDTEHANFLRAKTDLEERRMKRINEIMKEWAEADNQSKNLPKTERQALNEHFQSVLQTLEEQVAGERQRLVETHLVRVEAILNNNRRLALENYLTAIQSEPPHPDRVLQALKRYMAAEQKDRRHTLRHYQHIVAVDPQKAEQMKFQVYTHLHVIEERMNQSLALLYKDPILAEELHSDIQELVKAERGDISELMTTSFSETHTTEELLPAESEEEKDDEEEEERAFQNRPYPPRIEPQSNKKDDGYDYTTSERGPTYEINTTVDLKQVVNKPVVEILRDELQPDALETFNRGAMVGLLVVAVAIAMVMIISLLLVRRKPYGTISHGIVEVDPMLTPEERQLNKMQNHGYENPTYKFFEQMN, translated from the exons ATGGGACATACTACAATACCTCTGCTGATGGCTGTATTGTCCTATTGCGTGTGGGAAAACGTCGAG GCTCTGGCCATGGCCGAGGTGAACGGGCCAAGCTCCCAGGTGGCTGAACCGCAGATTGCCATGTTCTGTGGCCGTCAGCTCCTACACATGAATGTACAGACTGGCCAGTGGGAGCCGGATCCTCAGGGCCGCCAAGGCTGCTTCAAAGAGCCCAGCGAAATCCTGTCCTACTGTCAGGAG ATGTACCCAGCGCTTCCAATCTCTCATATAGAGGAGTCAAAAAGACCTGTCACCATCCCTGCCTGGTGTAAGAAAGGTTGGGGCCACTGCCAGACACACCCCTTCATAGTCCTGCCCTACCGCTGTCTAG AGGGCGAGTATGTGAGCGAGGCCCTGCTGGTACCCGACCGATGCCGCTTCCTCCACCACGAGCAGATGGATGCCTGTGAGAGTCACAGATACTGGCACAACATTGCTAAGGAG GAATGTACTGCAGACAATCTGGAGCTCCACAGCTACGGGATGCTGTTGCCATGTGGAGAACATTTCCGGGGAGTCGAGTATGTGTGCTGCCCAGGCCGAGGGAGTACCAGTGataaaggagagacagaggagagagatatcCCTGTTGGTACTCAAACATTCACATCCCAGAGCAGTGCAAAACTGAATTCTGT cactaaACTAACAGCCCCTACcccaagcccctctcctgtaACAGATGTGGATGAGGCCGATatggaagaggaggatgataaagtggtggaagaagaggaggaggaagaagaggaggaggaagttgatgaggaggaagcagaagaagatgaagaagaggctATAGCTGTAAAAGATCCAGAGGAGTATGACTACCCTATTGACTCAGGTCCCTACCAGACATCAGACTATCTGGATTCTTTCTACTATGACAAAAACCAGAAGCCAACCACCTCAGCACCACTGATGAAGGGGGACAGCT TGACTACGTCTCGGCCCACAGATGGAGTGGATGTGTACTTTGAGAAGCCAGTGGATGACACTGAGCATGCAAACTTCCTGCGTGCCAAAACAGACCTGGAGGAGCGAAGAATGAAGCGCATCAATGAG ATCATGAAGGAATGGGCAGAGGCAGACAACCAGTCAAAGAATTTGCCAAAGACAGAACGACAGGCCCTGAATGAG CACTTCCAGTCTGTGCTGCAGACGTTGGAGGAGCAAGTCGctggagagaggcagaggctGGTGGAGACTCATCTTGTCAGAGTCGAGGCCATTCTTAACAACAACCGCCGCCTGGCCCTGGAGAACTACCTGACTGCCATACAATCTGAGCCCCCCCAT CCAGATCGCGTGCTGCAGGCTCTGAAACGTTACATGGCTGCAGAGCAGAAGGACCGCAGACATACGCTCAGGCATTACCAGCATATTGTGGCTGTTGACCCCCAAAAGGCTGAGCAGATGAAATTCcag gtgTACACACATCTCCATGTGATTGAGGAGAGGATGAACCAGAGTCTTGCACTGCTGTACAAGGATCCTATCTTGGCTGAGGAGTTGCACAGTGATATCC AGGAGCTGGTCAAGGCAGAACGAGGAGACATCAGTGAGCTCATGACCACCTCTTTCTCTGAGACACACACTACTGAGGAGCTCCTGCCAGCtgagagtgaggaggagaaggatgatgaagaggaagaggagagagctTTCCAGAATAGGCCTTATCCACCCCGCATTG AACCACAGTCCAATAAGAAAG ATGATGGATATGATTACACCACATCTGAGAGAGGTCCTACTTATGAG ATCAACACCACTGTGGACCTCAAGCAGGTCGTCAACAAGCCTGTTGTTGAGATTCTGAGAGACGAACTG CAACCTGACGCCTTGGAAACATTTAACCGTGGCGCCATGGTGGGACTGTTGGTGGTGGCAGTGGCGATCGCCATGGTGATGATAATTAGCCTGCTGCTGGTGCGCAGGAAGCCATATGGCACTATCAGTCATGGCATCGTAGAG GTCGACCCCATGCTGACACCAGAAGAACGACAGctcaacaaaatgcaaaaccaCGGCTATGAAAACCCCACCTACAAATTCTTTGAACAGATGAACTGA
- the aplp1 gene encoding amyloid-like protein 2 isoform X1, with product MGHTTIPLLMAVLSYCVWENVEALAMAEVNGPSSQVAEPQIAMFCGRQLLHMNVQTGQWEPDPQGRQGCFKEPSEILSYCQEMYPALPISHIEESKRPVTIPAWCKKGWGHCQTHPFIVLPYRCLEGEYVSEALLVPDRCRFLHHEQMDACESHRYWHNIAKEECTADNLELHSYGMLLPCGEHFRGVEYVCCPGRGSTSDKGETEERDIPVGTQTFTSQSSAKLNSVTKLTAPTPSPSPVTDVDEADMEEEDDKVVEEEEEEEEEEEVDEEEAEEDEEEAIAVKDPEEYDYPIDSGPYQTSDYLDSFYYDKNQKPTTSAPLMKGDSLTTSRPTDGVDVYFEKPVDDTEHANFLRAKTDLEERRMKRINEIMKEWAEADNQSKNLPKTERQALNEHFQSVLQTLEEQVAGERQRLVETHLVRVEAILNNNRRLALENYLTAIQSEPPHPDRVLQALKRYMAAEQKDRRHTLRHYQHIVAVDPQKAEQMKFQVYTHLHVIEERMNQSLALLYKDPILAEELHSDIQELVKAERGDISELMTTSFSETHTTEELLPAESEEEKDDEEEEERAFQNRPYPPRIEPQSNKKDDGYDYTTSERGPTYEINTTVDLKQVVNKPVVEILRDELQPDALETFNRGAMVGLLVVAVAIAMVMIISLLLVRRKPYGTISHGIVEQVDPMLTPEERQLNKMQNHGYENPTYKFFEQMN from the exons ATGGGACATACTACAATACCTCTGCTGATGGCTGTATTGTCCTATTGCGTGTGGGAAAACGTCGAG GCTCTGGCCATGGCCGAGGTGAACGGGCCAAGCTCCCAGGTGGCTGAACCGCAGATTGCCATGTTCTGTGGCCGTCAGCTCCTACACATGAATGTACAGACTGGCCAGTGGGAGCCGGATCCTCAGGGCCGCCAAGGCTGCTTCAAAGAGCCCAGCGAAATCCTGTCCTACTGTCAGGAG ATGTACCCAGCGCTTCCAATCTCTCATATAGAGGAGTCAAAAAGACCTGTCACCATCCCTGCCTGGTGTAAGAAAGGTTGGGGCCACTGCCAGACACACCCCTTCATAGTCCTGCCCTACCGCTGTCTAG AGGGCGAGTATGTGAGCGAGGCCCTGCTGGTACCCGACCGATGCCGCTTCCTCCACCACGAGCAGATGGATGCCTGTGAGAGTCACAGATACTGGCACAACATTGCTAAGGAG GAATGTACTGCAGACAATCTGGAGCTCCACAGCTACGGGATGCTGTTGCCATGTGGAGAACATTTCCGGGGAGTCGAGTATGTGTGCTGCCCAGGCCGAGGGAGTACCAGTGataaaggagagacagaggagagagatatcCCTGTTGGTACTCAAACATTCACATCCCAGAGCAGTGCAAAACTGAATTCTGT cactaaACTAACAGCCCCTACcccaagcccctctcctgtaACAGATGTGGATGAGGCCGATatggaagaggaggatgataaagtggtggaagaagaggaggaggaagaagaggaggaggaagttgatgaggaggaagcagaagaagatgaagaagaggctATAGCTGTAAAAGATCCAGAGGAGTATGACTACCCTATTGACTCAGGTCCCTACCAGACATCAGACTATCTGGATTCTTTCTACTATGACAAAAACCAGAAGCCAACCACCTCAGCACCACTGATGAAGGGGGACAGCT TGACTACGTCTCGGCCCACAGATGGAGTGGATGTGTACTTTGAGAAGCCAGTGGATGACACTGAGCATGCAAACTTCCTGCGTGCCAAAACAGACCTGGAGGAGCGAAGAATGAAGCGCATCAATGAG ATCATGAAGGAATGGGCAGAGGCAGACAACCAGTCAAAGAATTTGCCAAAGACAGAACGACAGGCCCTGAATGAG CACTTCCAGTCTGTGCTGCAGACGTTGGAGGAGCAAGTCGctggagagaggcagaggctGGTGGAGACTCATCTTGTCAGAGTCGAGGCCATTCTTAACAACAACCGCCGCCTGGCCCTGGAGAACTACCTGACTGCCATACAATCTGAGCCCCCCCAT CCAGATCGCGTGCTGCAGGCTCTGAAACGTTACATGGCTGCAGAGCAGAAGGACCGCAGACATACGCTCAGGCATTACCAGCATATTGTGGCTGTTGACCCCCAAAAGGCTGAGCAGATGAAATTCcag gtgTACACACATCTCCATGTGATTGAGGAGAGGATGAACCAGAGTCTTGCACTGCTGTACAAGGATCCTATCTTGGCTGAGGAGTTGCACAGTGATATCC AGGAGCTGGTCAAGGCAGAACGAGGAGACATCAGTGAGCTCATGACCACCTCTTTCTCTGAGACACACACTACTGAGGAGCTCCTGCCAGCtgagagtgaggaggagaaggatgatgaagaggaagaggagagagctTTCCAGAATAGGCCTTATCCACCCCGCATTG AACCACAGTCCAATAAGAAAG ATGATGGATATGATTACACCACATCTGAGAGAGGTCCTACTTATGAG ATCAACACCACTGTGGACCTCAAGCAGGTCGTCAACAAGCCTGTTGTTGAGATTCTGAGAGACGAACTG CAACCTGACGCCTTGGAAACATTTAACCGTGGCGCCATGGTGGGACTGTTGGTGGTGGCAGTGGCGATCGCCATGGTGATGATAATTAGCCTGCTGCTGGTGCGCAGGAAGCCATATGGCACTATCAGTCATGGCATCGTAGAG CAGGTCGACCCCATGCTGACACCAGAAGAACGACAGctcaacaaaatgcaaaaccaCGGCTATGAAAACCCCACCTACAAATTCTTTGAACAGATGAACTGA